One Nocardia farcinica genomic region harbors:
- a CDS encoding DUF4189 domain-containing protein, which translates to MKKFFAATAVMVAAVASMLGAAAPAQAAYGYYGAIATSRSGAYGIANNYGSFSDAEQAAVDACGAGCRVLVSWSNGCGVLASSNTQWSAAARSSYTAARSAALSRLSGGWVVDWRCTAGYSL; encoded by the coding sequence TTGAAGAAGTTCTTCGCCGCCACGGCGGTGATGGTGGCGGCTGTCGCGTCGATGCTGGGGGCTGCGGCGCCCGCGCAGGCCGCCTACGGCTACTACGGCGCCATCGCCACCTCGCGCAGCGGCGCCTACGGCATCGCCAACAACTACGGCAGCTTCTCCGACGCCGAACAAGCCGCCGTCGACGCCTGCGGCGCCGGCTGCCGCGTGCTGGTGTCCTGGTCGAACGGCTGCGGCGTGCTCGCCAGCTCCAACACGCAGTGGAGCGCCGCCGCCCGATCGAGCTACACCGCGGCCCGCTCGGCGGCGCTGTCGCGGCTGTCCGGCGGCTGGGTCGTCGACTGGCGGTGCACCGCGGGCTACTCGCTGTAG
- a CDS encoding TIGR03085 family metal-binding protein, with product MSMAQRERRALVEAMAAAGPDAPTLCGAWTVRDLAAHLIVRERRPDAAPGILLRPFAGHLRSVQEKVAARPFPDLLEQIRTGPPWWSPLKPVDALANTSEMFVHHEDVRRAAPGWEPRELPAADEDRLWTLLRRMARMSYRKAPVPVTLATPDGRSVTVGSGAAPAVTLTGTPAELLLHAFGRDQVRLETAGDPAAVRAVLETDRSV from the coding sequence GTGAGTATGGCGCAGCGCGAACGGCGGGCACTGGTCGAGGCGATGGCCGCGGCGGGGCCGGACGCGCCCACCCTGTGCGGTGCCTGGACGGTGCGGGATCTGGCCGCGCACTTGATCGTTCGCGAGCGCAGGCCGGACGCGGCGCCCGGCATCCTGCTGCGGCCCTTCGCCGGGCATCTGCGGTCGGTGCAGGAGAAGGTCGCGGCCAGGCCGTTCCCGGACCTGCTCGAGCAGATCCGCACCGGTCCGCCCTGGTGGTCCCCGCTCAAGCCGGTGGACGCGCTGGCCAATACGAGCGAGATGTTCGTCCATCACGAGGACGTGCGCCGGGCCGCGCCGGGCTGGGAGCCGCGCGAACTGCCCGCCGCCGACGAGGACCGGCTGTGGACGCTGCTGCGCCGGATGGCCCGGATGTCGTATCGCAAGGCGCCGGTACCGGTCACGCTGGCAACCCCGGACGGCCGCAGTGTCACCGTCGGTTCCGGCGCCGCCCCGGCGGTGACGCTCACGGGCACGCCCGCCGAACTGCTGCTGCACGCCTTCGGTCGCGACCAGGTGCGGCTGGAGACCGCGGGTGATCCGGCGGCGGTCCGCGCCGTCCTCGAGACCGACCGATCGGTCTGA
- a CDS encoding DNA translocase FtsK yields MAGKSRSTTTSRARAGSARGRTTAARSRTPRASGTPRAGAAPRARATPARKPARRRSDTAPLAVLGRGISGGWTMLARGIGATTRTLSRAGEIEHGHRRDGIALALLGLSGVIAAAVWLSAGGPIGRWVEGVIRAISGSASAALPFVATGIAIVLMRTEPRPEIRPRLVLGGLLIGLPALGVWHLAAGAPTDAAGRAHAAGFVGYVLGGPLADGLTAWLAVPILVLAIVFGVLLVTGTTVREVPARLREIFGTASGGDEYGDYDGGFDPIGYDADGFPLHHGRSRRRGRTPEENYPPDEFAGSDAVTEVLGDTLPGEPPLRDPKPIAASPPAEPPKPKKRPAPPVADQTPPPPPEPEFVADRVIEGDYTLPPMNLLTDGDPPKKRSAANESMIEAITEVLVQFKIDAAVTGFVRGPTVTRYEVELGPGVKVEKITALARNIAYAVATENVRLLAPIPGKSAVGIEVPNADRELVRLADVLKAPSTRNDHHPLVIGLGKNIEGEFVSANLAKMPHLLVAGSTGSGKSSFVNSMLVSLLQRATPDEVRMILIDPKMVELTPYEGIPHLITPIITQPKKAAAALAWLVEEMEQRYQDMQANKVRHIDDFNKKVKSGAITAPLGSERVYRPYPYILAIVDELADLMMTAPRDVEDAIVRITQKARAAGIHLVLATQRPSVDVVTGLIKTNVPSRLAFATSSLTDSRVILDQPGAEKLIGMGDGLFLPMGASKPTRLQGAFISDEEIHAVVEFTKNQAEPEYQEGVTAAKAGEKKDVDPDIGDDLDLLLQAVELVVTSQFGSTSMLQRKLRVGFAKAGRLMDLMETRGVVGPSEGSKARDVLVKPDELDGLLYSIRGGGPAEGGADGE; encoded by the coding sequence ATGGCAGGTAAGTCCCGCAGCACCACGACCAGTCGGGCGCGGGCGGGATCGGCCCGGGGGCGGACGACGGCGGCACGGTCTCGCACGCCGCGCGCGAGCGGTACCCCGCGTGCGGGCGCGGCGCCCCGAGCCCGCGCCACACCGGCGCGCAAGCCCGCCCGTCGCCGGTCCGACACCGCGCCGTTGGCGGTGCTCGGCCGCGGCATCAGCGGCGGCTGGACGATGCTGGCGCGTGGTATCGGCGCCACCACCCGGACACTGAGCCGGGCCGGCGAGATCGAACACGGTCACCGCCGCGACGGCATCGCGCTGGCCCTGCTCGGCCTGAGCGGGGTGATCGCCGCGGCCGTCTGGCTCTCGGCGGGCGGGCCCATCGGACGCTGGGTGGAGGGCGTCATCCGGGCGATCTCCGGTTCCGCCTCGGCCGCACTGCCTTTCGTCGCCACCGGCATCGCGATCGTGTTGATGCGCACCGAGCCGCGCCCGGAGATCCGGCCGCGCCTGGTGCTCGGCGGCCTGCTGATCGGCTTGCCCGCCCTGGGCGTCTGGCATCTGGCCGCGGGCGCGCCGACCGATGCCGCGGGCCGCGCGCACGCGGCGGGATTCGTGGGCTACGTGCTCGGCGGCCCACTGGCCGACGGGCTCACCGCCTGGCTGGCGGTGCCGATCCTGGTGCTGGCCATCGTCTTCGGCGTCCTGCTCGTCACCGGTACCACCGTTCGCGAGGTCCCCGCCCGGCTGCGCGAGATCTTCGGCACGGCCAGCGGTGGCGACGAATACGGCGACTACGACGGCGGTTTCGACCCCATCGGCTACGACGCCGACGGTTTCCCGCTGCACCACGGCCGGTCCCGCCGCCGCGGGCGCACCCCGGAGGAGAACTACCCGCCCGACGAGTTCGCCGGGTCCGACGCCGTCACCGAGGTACTCGGCGACACGCTGCCCGGTGAGCCGCCGCTGCGCGATCCGAAGCCGATCGCCGCGAGCCCGCCCGCCGAGCCGCCCAAGCCGAAGAAGCGCCCGGCGCCGCCGGTGGCCGACCAGACCCCGCCGCCGCCCCCGGAACCGGAGTTCGTGGCCGACCGGGTGATCGAGGGCGACTACACGTTGCCGCCGATGAACCTGCTCACCGACGGCGACCCACCCAAGAAGCGCAGCGCCGCCAACGAATCTATGATCGAGGCGATCACCGAGGTGCTGGTGCAGTTCAAGATCGACGCGGCGGTCACCGGCTTCGTGCGCGGCCCGACGGTCACCCGCTACGAGGTGGAGCTCGGTCCCGGCGTGAAGGTGGAGAAGATCACCGCGCTGGCCCGCAACATCGCCTATGCGGTGGCCACCGAGAACGTGCGGTTGCTCGCGCCGATCCCCGGCAAGTCCGCGGTGGGCATCGAGGTGCCCAACGCCGATCGCGAGCTGGTGCGCCTGGCCGACGTGCTCAAGGCGCCCTCGACCCGCAACGATCACCATCCGCTGGTGATCGGCCTCGGCAAGAACATCGAGGGCGAGTTCGTCTCGGCGAACCTGGCCAAGATGCCGCACCTGCTGGTCGCCGGTTCCACCGGCTCCGGCAAGTCGAGTTTCGTGAACTCGATGCTGGTCTCGCTGCTGCAGCGGGCCACCCCCGACGAGGTGCGGATGATCCTCATCGACCCGAAGATGGTCGAGCTCACCCCCTACGAGGGCATTCCGCACCTGATCACGCCCATCATCACCCAGCCGAAGAAGGCGGCCGCCGCGCTGGCCTGGCTGGTGGAGGAGATGGAGCAGCGCTACCAGGACATGCAGGCCAACAAGGTCCGCCACATCGACGACTTCAACAAGAAGGTCAAGTCCGGCGCGATCACGGCGCCGCTGGGCAGCGAGCGCGTGTACCGGCCCTACCCCTACATTCTCGCCATCGTGGACGAGCTGGCGGACCTGATGATGACCGCGCCCCGTGACGTCGAGGACGCGATCGTGCGCATCACCCAGAAGGCGCGCGCGGCGGGCATCCACCTGGTGCTGGCCACCCAGCGCCCCTCGGTGGACGTGGTGACCGGCCTCATCAAGACGAACGTGCCCTCCCGGCTGGCGTTCGCGACCTCCTCGCTCACCGACTCGCGCGTCATCCTGGATCAGCCCGGCGCGGAGAAGCTGATCGGCATGGGCGACGGCCTGTTCCTGCCGATGGGCGCGAGCAAGCCCACCCGTCTGCAGGGCGCCTTCATCAGCGACGAGGAGATCCACGCCGTCGTCGAGTTCACCAAGAACCAGGCCGAGCCCGAGTACCAGGAGGGCGTCACCGCGGCCAAGGCGGGGGAGAAGAAGGACGTCGACCCCGACATCGGCGACGACCTCGACCTGCTGCTCCAGGCCGTGGAATTGGTGGTCACCTCGCAGTTCGGTTCCACCTCGATGCTGCAACGCAAACTGCGGGTGGGCTTCGCCAAGGCCGGCCGGCTCATGGACCTCATGGAGACCCGCGGCGTGGTCGGGCCCAGCGAGGGCTCCAAGGCGCGCGACGTGCTGGTCAAGCCGGACGAACTCGACGGGCTGCTCTACTCCATCCGCGGCGGCGGCCCCGCCGAGGGCGGCGCGGACGGCGAATAG
- a CDS encoding GAP family protein encodes MLTLLPALAGFAFLDSLDLLLVGVTAAVVYDSRLRRRSPVPGGASFLAGVFVTTVAFGVCTVLGIGWLTDLVDFRLTPAIRYRGELAAGTILLVLAALPSTGERTPPRWAVELRGRPAVLAATGLAIGIVQSATSVPYLAGLAMLSAHGTALWPVILPVYGVIALLPPVLVLVLATRRTVGARRAYRAIVRGITRFGPPSVRVLFAVAGAALVLDALAHPGDLW; translated from the coding sequence ATGTTGACGCTGTTGCCCGCGCTGGCGGGGTTCGCCTTTCTCGATTCGCTGGACCTGCTGCTGGTCGGTGTGACGGCGGCGGTGGTGTACGACAGCCGGTTGCGCAGGCGCTCGCCGGTGCCGGGCGGGGCGAGTTTCCTCGCCGGGGTTTTCGTGACGACGGTGGCGTTCGGGGTCTGCACGGTGCTCGGCATCGGCTGGCTCACCGACCTGGTCGACTTCCGGCTCACCCCTGCCATCCGCTACCGGGGTGAGCTGGCCGCGGGGACGATTCTGCTGGTGCTGGCGGCGCTGCCGTCGACCGGCGAGCGCACGCCGCCCCGCTGGGCGGTCGAATTACGCGGCCGCCCAGCGGTTCTCGCCGCCACGGGACTGGCGATCGGCATCGTCCAGTCGGCCACCTCGGTGCCGTATCTGGCGGGCCTGGCGATGCTCTCCGCGCACGGCACCGCGCTGTGGCCGGTGATCCTGCCGGTCTACGGCGTGATCGCGCTGCTGCCGCCGGTGCTCGTCCTGGTGCTGGCCACGCGCCGCACCGTGGGCGCGCGCCGCGCGTATCGCGCGATCGTGCGCGGCATCACCCGGTTCGGGCCACCGTCGGTGCGCGTCCTGTTCGCCGTGGCGGGGGCCGCCCTGGTGCTGGACGCGCTGGCCCACCCGGGGGACCTGTGGTGA
- a CDS encoding DUF1254 domain-containing protein — protein MSPGDTRAQCLRATAADLQIWGFPRIFAQRLRFRFTQPFTPNAPRPPTSAGAPINTMGHQRRLADPTSSSGVAPNVDTLYSLAFLDLDGEPFTVRLPDFGTRYYSVQIGEADSSTAAVLGRRTHGPRVPEILIRRDNRPSPAPAGALVVACRSRFVMVAVRILVDPGDEHDLRTVVGLQDRIEVTGSHRPDPATPQSVAARNRADELHRPAAFLDSLEHACAGLPDTDIPAWVRRARHDLRAVLDDATLLPAIAHGLRDGLDAIEHHVKALGRTVNGWAINTRGTDFGDDHLLRAAVAYSQVYINPAEEALYPICEMDDRNEQLNGSREYRLTFAADRFPPVAFFWSLTVYHIKGLLYDNEIDRYAISDRTAGLRPNPDGSLTIHLQTARPTDPDANWLPCPPGDFRLMMRLYGVLDPTWSPPMVRRKQCD, from the coding sequence ATGTCACCGGGTGATACACGTGCACAATGTCTTCGTGCCACCGCCGCCGACCTGCAGATCTGGGGTTTTCCCCGCATCTTCGCCCAGCGCCTGCGGTTCCGATTCACCCAGCCATTCACCCCGAACGCCCCGCGACCGCCGACGTCGGCCGGGGCGCCTATCAACACGATGGGCCATCAACGCCGACTGGCCGACCCGACCTCGAGCAGCGGCGTGGCTCCGAACGTGGACACTCTCTACTCCCTCGCTTTCCTCGACCTCGACGGAGAGCCGTTCACCGTGCGGTTGCCGGATTTCGGTACTCGCTACTACAGCGTCCAGATCGGCGAGGCCGATTCGTCCACTGCGGCGGTGCTCGGCCGACGTACGCACGGGCCGCGGGTACCCGAGATCCTCATTCGTCGCGACAACCGGCCCTCACCCGCACCGGCCGGCGCCCTCGTCGTCGCCTGCCGGTCGCGCTTCGTGATGGTGGCGGTTCGGATCCTCGTCGACCCCGGCGACGAACACGACCTGCGCACCGTCGTCGGGCTGCAGGATCGCATCGAAGTGACCGGGTCGCACCGGCCCGATCCCGCGACACCACAGTCTGTGGCGGCACGAAACCGCGCGGACGAACTGCACCGGCCTGCCGCCTTCCTCGACTCGCTGGAGCACGCTTGCGCCGGCCTGCCCGACACCGACATCCCCGCCTGGGTCCGGCGGGCACGACACGACCTGCGTGCGGTGCTCGACGATGCAACGCTCCTGCCTGCCATCGCACACGGCCTCCGGGACGGGCTCGACGCGATCGAGCACCACGTCAAAGCCCTCGGCCGAACGGTGAACGGCTGGGCGATCAACACCCGCGGTACGGATTTCGGCGATGACCACCTACTTCGCGCGGCGGTCGCGTATTCACAGGTCTACATCAACCCTGCCGAAGAAGCCCTGTACCCGATCTGTGAGATGGACGATCGAAACGAGCAGCTCAACGGCTCTCGCGAATACCGTCTCACCTTCGCGGCCGACCGGTTTCCGCCCGTCGCATTCTTCTGGTCCCTCACCGTCTACCACATCAAGGGCCTGCTCTACGACAACGAGATCGACCGCTATGCCATCAGCGATCGAACCGCGGGACTGCGACCGAATCCCGACGGATCATTGACCATCCACCTGCAAACCGCTCGCCCGACCGACCCCGACGCGAATTGGCTCCCCTGCCCGCCCGGCGATTTCCGGTTGATGATGCGTCTCTACGGAGTTCTCGACCCGACCTGGAGTCCGCCGATGGTCCGTCGTAAACAGTGCGACTGA
- a CDS encoding YidH family protein — MTIRLPGHTSKEVAVVANAQPSNSRRFPRRVYSRGTEPDARFSLANERTYLAWIRTSLALMAAGVALYVFDVGRGSTAGAVAAALLVGCSVVLPIQAWAAWARTERSLREGAPLPAPHLAAPLAVAVVAASGMVLWSMLA; from the coding sequence GTGACGATCCGTCTGCCAGGCCATACCAGCAAGGAGGTTGCCGTGGTGGCGAACGCCCAGCCGTCGAACTCGCGCCGGTTCCCCCGTCGCGTATACAGCAGGGGCACGGAACCCGACGCGCGCTTCAGTCTGGCGAACGAGCGAACCTACCTCGCGTGGATCCGGACATCGTTGGCGCTGATGGCGGCGGGGGTGGCGCTGTACGTCTTCGATGTCGGGCGGGGATCGACGGCCGGTGCCGTGGCCGCCGCGCTCCTCGTCGGTTGCTCGGTCGTGCTGCCGATCCAGGCATGGGCCGCGTGGGCGCGCACCGAACGCAGCCTGCGCGAAGGCGCGCCCCTGCCCGCACCACACCTGGCGGCCCCGCTGGCCGTCGCCGTCGTCGCCGCGAGCGGCATGGTCCTGTGGTCGATGCTGGCATGA
- a CDS encoding ABC transporter substrate-binding protein encodes MAGFGRFVAAVSTALILGATTAACGGAAGTTAPVEGGWDDVIAAAKEEGSVLLYSSQNPAILESLKAAWQAKYPTITLEFVRGTDVDMIPRVEAESRTGRGIADVHVVTDAPWIAAAAESGEYSQQLLGPSFRDPAYQPERSVEHDRFFLNTAATFGMGWNTDAVPGGLRDPREVLDPKFAGKIGIVNPVGIASFVDLYDYYRENFGDDYVDRLADLNPRIYPSALGVAQALSSGEVAVSPMVQPLVREKEKGAPVDWALPQPSWGTPFYGHITSTAPHPNAAQLLADFMVSREGQTAQAIGVATALPDIPGATADAHEVQTPDPQRLTTEYVNESAQKWQQLFAR; translated from the coding sequence ATGGCTGGGTTCGGGAGATTCGTGGCTGCGGTGAGTACAGCCCTGATCCTCGGCGCGACGACCGCGGCCTGCGGTGGCGCGGCCGGTACCACCGCACCGGTGGAGGGCGGTTGGGACGACGTGATCGCCGCCGCGAAAGAAGAAGGATCCGTGCTGCTGTATTCCAGCCAGAATCCCGCGATCCTGGAGAGCTTGAAAGCCGCGTGGCAGGCGAAATACCCGACGATCACGCTGGAATTCGTCCGCGGCACCGACGTGGACATGATCCCCCGCGTCGAGGCGGAGAGCCGCACCGGGCGCGGCATCGCAGACGTCCATGTCGTGACGGACGCCCCTTGGATCGCCGCCGCGGCCGAGTCGGGAGAATACTCCCAGCAGCTACTCGGACCGAGCTTCCGAGATCCGGCGTATCAGCCGGAGCGAAGTGTCGAACACGACAGGTTCTTCCTGAACACCGCCGCGACATTCGGTATGGGCTGGAACACCGACGCCGTTCCGGGCGGATTGCGGGACCCGCGTGAGGTCCTCGATCCGAAATTCGCCGGAAAGATCGGCATCGTGAATCCCGTCGGGATCGCCTCCTTCGTCGATCTCTACGACTACTATCGCGAGAATTTCGGCGACGACTACGTCGACCGTCTCGCCGACCTCAACCCGCGCATCTACCCCAGTGCGCTGGGTGTCGCCCAGGCGCTGTCTTCGGGCGAGGTCGCGGTCTCACCGATGGTGCAACCGCTGGTCCGCGAGAAGGAGAAGGGCGCGCCCGTCGACTGGGCGCTGCCACAGCCGTCGTGGGGGACGCCGTTCTACGGCCACATCACCTCGACCGCGCCGCACCCGAACGCGGCACAACTCCTGGCCGACTTCATGGTCAGCCGTGAAGGACAGACCGCGCAGGCCATCGGCGTCGCGACCGCGCTGCCCGACATCCCCGGCGCCACCGCCGACGCCCACGAGGTGCAGACGCCCGATCCCCAGAGGCTGACCACCGAATACGTGAACGAGTCCGCCCAGAAGTGGCAACAACTGTTCGCGCGCTGA